Proteins from one Impatiens glandulifera chromosome 2, dImpGla2.1, whole genome shotgun sequence genomic window:
- the LOC124923980 gene encoding protein WHAT'S THIS FACTOR 9, mitochondrial: MATLVDRSRFFNFLHILRPYNYQQKLNLVNVKLKWVKDTILDSVVSNEKDLMATSTLISILSSYLNKHAPIYHLTRHRGLLDLPYDLKVSSFIRRYPSIFNEFHLPDSAGTPVPWFQLTQSAIDLHQEELNIFQQSKDDILHRLVKLLMLTKERTLPLQTINQLRWDIGLPYDYKDSFIPLHPQLLSFINLPDDRVGLRLLLWDDKLAISEFEKTEGLSFPVKFTRGFGLKRKCMAWLDEWQRLDYTSPYVDSSHLDPRTDISEKRNVGVFHELLHLTLSKQTQRKNVSNLRKPLSLPFKFTKVFERHPGIFYISRKGGTQTVVLREGYDCGEAVDKHPMVDVREKYARLMQKGFLDRSKGLYKKGVSSKTQLNEEEEEEDQSKFNREIGFLSN; encoded by the coding sequence ATGGCTACATTGGTGGATAGATCTCGATTCTTTAATTTCCTTCACATTCTTCGTCCTTACAATTACCAGCAAAAGCTTAATCTCGTCAATGTCAAACTAAAGTGGGTAAAAGACACTATACTCGATTCCGTCGTTTCCAATGAAAAAGACCTTATGGCTACTTCCACTTTGATTTCCATCCTATCTTCCTATCTCAATAAACACGCCCCAATCTATCACTTAACTCGACACAGAGGACTTCTCGATCTTCCTTACGATCTCAAAGTCTCCTCCTTTATCAGAAGATACCCATCCATCTTCAACGAATTTCATCTCCCCGACTCTGCAGGTACCCCTGTTCCATGGTTTCAACTTACCCAATCCGCCATTGATCTCCACCAAGAAGAACTCAACATTTTTCAACAATCTAAAGATGACATCCTCCATAGATTAGTTAAGCTTCTTATGCTTACAAAGGAAAGAACCCTTCCCTTACAAACAATTAACCAACTTAGATGGGATATAGGCTTACCATATGATTATAAAGATTCATTCATTCCTCTCCATCCACAACTTCTATCGTTTATTAATCTACCCGATGATCGGGTTGGCCTGCGACTTCTGTTATGGGATGATAAACTAGCAATCTCGGAATTTGAGAAAACAGAAGGGTTATCTTTCCCTGTTAAGTTCACTAGGGGTTTTGGTTTGAAGAGGAAGTGTATGGCGTGGTTAGATGAATGGCAGAGACTCGATTATACCTCGCCTTATGTGGACAGTTCTCATCTTGATCCGAGGACAGATATATCGGAGAAGAGGAATGTGGGTGTTTTCCACGAGCTTCTTCATCTTACATTGAGTAAACAAACGCAACGGAAGAATGTGAGTAATCTACGGAAACCTTTGTCATTGCCTTTTAAATTTACGAAGGTGTTTGAGCGTCATCCTGGTATATTTTATATATCGCGAAAAGGTGGTACGCAGACGGTTGTACTTAGGGAAGGTTATGATTGTGGAGAGGCTGTTGATAAACATCCGATGGTTGATGTTAGGGAGAAGTATGCGAGGTTGATGCAGAAAGGGTTTCTTGATAGAAGTAAGGGCTTATACAAGAAAGGTGTTAGTTCGAAAACCCAattgaatgaagaagaagaagaagaagatcaatctAAATTTAATAGAGAAATCGGATTCTTATCAAATTGA